One genomic window of Pelagicoccus enzymogenes includes the following:
- a CDS encoding sulfatase family protein — translation MNISLPSLAKPCLALAIGVSAAISAFAEKPNIVMILSDDQTWTDYGFMGHEHIRTPNLDRLAESGVVYRRAYVPTPLCRPSLMTLATGHYSKDHKITGNDPSPKLAAVRSPEHIELSRQMLENIDRLDTLPKILSRNGYLTHQSGKWWEGSYQRGGFTHGMTGGDTGGLLRHGDKGLEIGREGMEPIFDFIERAESDNKPFYIWYAPFLPHTPHNPPERILKRYETLGLDPALAKYYAMCEWFDETCGELIDHLEERGLRDNTLIYYVCDNGWIQKTEDTVVPEGWFTQFAPKSKQSVYDGGARQPIILSWPNQLKPGVRDELVSSIDLFPTVLSAAGVETPDGLPGIDLLPNAREAKRIGRDIIFGDSYAHDIVDLDNPEASLMYLWCIRDRWKLILSYDGEVNRYAVVHPRDEAIQLFDILADPFEEENLAKRHPEVVSELKDEIENWYPLTQRKLVSRN, via the coding sequence ATGAACATTAGCCTACCATCCCTAGCGAAGCCTTGTCTCGCTCTTGCCATTGGCGTTTCGGCAGCCATATCTGCGTTTGCTGAAAAGCCGAATATCGTAATGATTTTGTCAGACGACCAAACGTGGACGGATTACGGATTCATGGGACACGAGCATATTCGTACCCCGAATCTCGACCGGTTAGCCGAGTCGGGGGTTGTATACCGGCGAGCTTATGTACCGACCCCATTGTGTCGTCCCTCCCTGATGACTTTGGCGACAGGGCACTACTCCAAAGATCACAAGATAACGGGAAATGACCCGTCGCCGAAACTGGCGGCGGTGAGGAGTCCGGAGCACATAGAACTAAGCCGCCAGATGCTGGAGAATATCGACAGGTTGGATACGTTGCCGAAAATCCTGTCGCGAAATGGCTACCTAACGCACCAAAGTGGAAAATGGTGGGAAGGCAGCTACCAGCGAGGCGGCTTCACTCATGGGATGACTGGAGGCGATACAGGAGGTCTTTTGCGGCACGGGGACAAGGGCCTGGAAATTGGCCGAGAGGGGATGGAGCCGATTTTTGATTTTATCGAACGCGCGGAAAGCGACAATAAGCCATTCTATATCTGGTATGCTCCTTTCCTGCCGCATACTCCGCACAACCCGCCAGAGCGGATACTGAAGCGCTACGAGACCCTCGGTCTCGATCCGGCTTTGGCCAAGTACTATGCCATGTGCGAATGGTTCGACGAGACTTGCGGCGAGCTGATCGATCATTTGGAGGAGAGGGGGCTGCGTGATAACACCCTGATCTATTATGTGTGTGACAATGGTTGGATACAGAAGACCGAAGATACGGTTGTCCCTGAAGGTTGGTTTACCCAGTTTGCTCCGAAGTCGAAGCAAAGCGTTTACGACGGAGGCGCCCGGCAGCCGATTATCCTGTCTTGGCCGAACCAATTGAAGCCTGGCGTTCGCGATGAGCTCGTGAGCAGTATCGATCTTTTCCCTACCGTTTTGAGTGCTGCGGGCGTGGAAACACCCGATGGGCTTCCTGGCATAGACCTTTTGCCGAATGCTAGGGAAGCGAAGCGAATCGGTCGGGATATCATCTTCGGTGATTCTTATGCCCATGATATCGTGGATTTGGATAATCCTGAGGCTTCATTGATGTATCTCTGGTGTATCCGCGATCGGTGGAAGCTGATTCTAAGTTACGACGGTGAAGTTAACCGCTATGCCGTGGTGCACCCGAGGGATGAGGCGATCCAATTGTTCGATATCCTTGCAGATCCTTTTGAGGAGGAGAATCTGGCGAAGCGTCATCCAGAGGTCGTTTCCGAGCTGAAGGATGAAATCGAGAACTGGTATCCATTGACGCAGCGAAAGCTCGTTTCTCGCAACTAG
- a CDS encoding alpha-L-rhamnosidase, protein MPRFKNFSCFLIILSLFCCSLWAADKAPYDLRVGDGIVDPLGYHDTRPRFSWKLADERFGAAQLAYQVRVVSSTEDATLWDSGKVESGQSVYVQYAGEPFTSREKVYWKVRYWDQEGDVSPWSQWAKIEYGLLASYDWSAKWIYQPKVRSLEGIEITKLTYGRHRYRIDVTDAILNSVKDDPDRIFSIRVGEGELFEREERTGSPMALTIDYRENGEDKQCLRWDGQLIEIPPPDACNVPYFRKEFELDELEGTARLYVTARGIFEVEINGKRVGRDAFAPGWTDYFQRIETLTYDVTDYLVEGRNVIGARVAKGWYAGEEGEGIGKLGPSDVNRGLGGQVQEFLCQLEIAGAGGSEVVVATDDSWTYFDQGPVVKSEIYWGEDYDARNEIPGWSSVGYDAAGWKRVEAASLDGVSLLPKTFQTVTVRKVLTPTEIVSAGEGTVVFDMGQNMVGWPAIDLPGLKDKKIRIRVAEMLEQDGSLYIENYRNSRSQATYVPAEDGKVRWRPTFSFFGYRFVEVSGYDTNEVPSLGWVAGEVLHTSFEQTGSFTSSHAKLNQLQSNIEWGQRGNFLDIPTDCPQRNERLGWAGDAQTFSATSLFNFDVHAFWKSWLKTFREHQSEDGRLPVVAPNVGTFWGGPRLSPAWGDAIAIVPWEVYLQTGDVTVLEENYEAMNKYADLYRRRSPNHIAPDTGFGDWLQPLTERGVIDPKEPRYGSTPRPLITTAFFGYTTTICAKVSELLGKEEEAKRHWSELEKIRSAIRREFLDADGRLTTPVETQTGYALLIAFDLVEEDLKPKLGEHLAALVRAENNRLNTGFVGCSYLTRVLDSTGNIDEALAVLFTSEYPSWFYSIDQGATTIWERWNSYNHETGFGDAKMNSFNHYAYGAIGRWMYERLAGLAPDESNPGYKHFIVAPIFESPLEFAEARLETRYGEARTRWEKVSGGIRMRVIVPPNSSATIRIPEKLSKQVRWANAPHGAKLKFTKNDGIAVSEIVAGAYDILLLP, encoded by the coding sequence ATGCCCCGCTTTAAGAACTTTTCCTGTTTCCTGATAATACTGTCTTTGTTCTGCTGTTCCCTATGGGCGGCGGATAAGGCTCCTTATGATTTGAGAGTGGGCGACGGTATCGTTGATCCATTGGGATACCACGATACGAGACCGCGCTTTTCGTGGAAGCTGGCAGACGAGCGATTTGGCGCCGCGCAGCTTGCTTACCAAGTTCGGGTCGTAAGCTCTACTGAAGATGCCACGCTCTGGGATAGCGGCAAGGTAGAGTCGGGGCAGTCGGTTTACGTGCAGTATGCGGGTGAGCCATTCACCTCGAGGGAGAAGGTGTATTGGAAAGTCAGGTACTGGGATCAGGAAGGCGATGTGTCCCCATGGAGTCAGTGGGCAAAAATCGAGTACGGATTGCTTGCCAGCTACGATTGGTCCGCTAAATGGATATACCAGCCAAAGGTGAGGAGCCTGGAAGGGATCGAGATCACTAAACTAACGTATGGAAGACATCGATACAGGATCGATGTAACGGATGCGATCCTGAACTCGGTGAAGGATGATCCCGATCGGATCTTTAGCATTCGGGTAGGGGAAGGAGAGCTCTTCGAGCGAGAGGAGCGTACCGGAAGTCCGATGGCACTGACGATCGATTACCGAGAAAACGGCGAAGACAAGCAGTGTCTCAGGTGGGATGGACAACTGATTGAAATTCCACCCCCCGATGCTTGTAACGTGCCCTACTTTCGCAAGGAGTTCGAGCTGGATGAGCTTGAGGGAACGGCTCGACTCTACGTTACGGCGCGTGGAATTTTCGAGGTCGAAATCAATGGGAAGCGGGTGGGACGAGACGCCTTCGCTCCAGGTTGGACCGACTATTTTCAGCGTATAGAAACGCTCACCTACGATGTAACCGACTACCTGGTCGAGGGAAGGAACGTGATTGGCGCGCGAGTGGCCAAGGGGTGGTACGCGGGCGAGGAGGGAGAGGGAATCGGCAAGTTAGGTCCGAGCGATGTGAACCGGGGGCTCGGTGGACAGGTTCAGGAATTTTTGTGTCAGCTTGAGATTGCGGGTGCGGGTGGGAGCGAAGTAGTGGTTGCGACCGATGACTCTTGGACGTATTTCGATCAGGGGCCGGTCGTGAAATCGGAAATCTACTGGGGCGAGGACTATGATGCCCGGAACGAGATTCCAGGTTGGAGCTCGGTGGGATACGATGCGGCAGGTTGGAAACGAGTTGAAGCGGCTTCCTTGGATGGGGTTTCTCTCCTGCCGAAGACCTTCCAAACCGTTACTGTACGGAAGGTGCTGACGCCTACTGAGATCGTGTCGGCGGGCGAGGGGACTGTCGTTTTCGATATGGGACAAAACATGGTGGGCTGGCCTGCCATCGACTTGCCTGGGCTCAAAGATAAGAAAATTCGGATACGGGTGGCAGAGATGCTGGAGCAGGACGGTTCGCTCTACATAGAAAACTATCGGAACTCCCGTTCGCAGGCAACCTACGTTCCTGCGGAAGACGGAAAAGTTCGGTGGCGACCCACCTTCTCGTTTTTTGGATACAGGTTCGTAGAGGTTTCTGGGTATGATACGAATGAAGTCCCGAGTCTAGGTTGGGTAGCTGGAGAGGTGTTGCACACCAGCTTTGAACAGACTGGAAGCTTCACTTCGTCGCATGCCAAGCTGAACCAGCTGCAAAGCAATATTGAGTGGGGACAAAGAGGCAACTTTCTCGATATTCCGACTGATTGCCCGCAGCGCAACGAGCGTCTTGGTTGGGCGGGCGATGCCCAGACTTTTTCGGCGACATCGCTTTTCAATTTTGATGTGCATGCCTTTTGGAAAAGCTGGCTGAAGACCTTTCGTGAGCACCAGAGCGAGGATGGCCGCTTACCTGTCGTCGCTCCCAACGTGGGAACGTTTTGGGGAGGGCCTCGACTTTCGCCGGCCTGGGGCGACGCGATCGCCATTGTTCCTTGGGAAGTGTATCTGCAAACTGGCGACGTTACTGTGTTAGAGGAGAATTACGAGGCGATGAATAAGTACGCGGATCTCTACCGTAGACGCAGCCCGAACCACATAGCTCCGGATACTGGATTCGGCGATTGGCTGCAGCCGTTGACTGAGAGAGGGGTTATCGACCCTAAGGAGCCTCGTTATGGATCCACTCCTCGTCCACTTATAACGACAGCATTTTTTGGATACACTACAACTATTTGCGCCAAGGTTTCTGAACTCTTGGGGAAGGAAGAAGAGGCGAAACGTCATTGGAGCGAGTTGGAGAAAATAAGAAGCGCGATTCGGCGAGAGTTTCTGGACGCGGACGGTCGCTTGACGACGCCGGTGGAAACGCAGACTGGCTACGCTCTACTGATTGCCTTCGATTTAGTTGAGGAAGATTTGAAACCGAAGTTGGGAGAGCATCTCGCAGCATTGGTGAGAGCTGAGAACAATCGATTGAATACAGGTTTTGTCGGTTGTTCCTACTTAACTCGGGTTCTGGACAGCACTGGAAATATCGACGAAGCGCTTGCGGTACTTTTTACCAGCGAGTACCCGTCATGGTTCTACTCTATCGATCAGGGAGCCACTACGATTTGGGAGCGGTGGAACAGCTACAACCACGAGACTGGGTTTGGCGACGCGAAAATGAATTCATTTAACCACTACGCCTACGGAGCGATCGGTCGTTGGATGTACGAGCGACTGGCTGGCTTGGCTCCGGACGAAAGCAACCCTGGCTACAAGCACTTTATCGTAGCTCCGATTTTCGAGTCGCCGTTGGAGTTCGCGGAAGCCCGCCTTGAGACTCGCTACGGCGAAGCTCGAACTCGTTGGGAAAAGGTTTCGGGGGGCATCCGCATGCGGGTCATCGTTCCGCCTAACAGTTCTGCGACGATCCGCATTCCTGAAAAACTGTCTAAGCAAGTTCGCTGGGCAAATGCCCCACATGGGGCAAAACTCAAATTTACCAAAAATGATGGAATCGCAGTGTCGGAAATCGTGGCTGGAGCCTACGACATACTGCTCCTTCCCTAG
- a CDS encoding sulfatase, with protein MKLRLTLIFAAICFCKFAATEERKNVIFILADDLGWADTTLYGHTELFQTPNLQRLASRGMLFNRAYSNSPLCSPTRASALTGQLPDRHGSVAPTHHQMPVRLESIADSTGNAAFQAVPIKSLTRLDTAWPTLGKQMQGAGYATGHFGKWHLGREPYSPLEHGFDVDIPHWPGPGPGGWFVAPWKYPEFKENLPKEHIEDRMAEEAIAWMKQQAVGKPFYLNYWQFSVHAPFDAKQGLVDCYRPKIDFNSKQTSPTYAAMVHSLDDAIGTLLDYVDAADIADDTVIIFASDNGGNEYNGIPETDMEGKEYVSAPTDGGPLRGGKASIYEGGIRTPCIVVWPGMVEPGSVSDEPIQTSDFYPTLHAQLGIELPQGHVVDGIDITPALKGGELEREAIFTYFPVMPKVPEWLPPCMSVHVGDWKLIRIFHEGKNGGHAYRLFNLAEDLGETTDLSEKHPEIVARLDRLMEDRLVASGGLQPKRNENFDPAKHRPDLYGVQVGGLKVAKGRDE; from the coding sequence ATGAAACTTAGACTTACCCTGATATTCGCGGCGATCTGCTTTTGTAAGTTCGCTGCTACCGAAGAACGAAAGAACGTCATTTTCATTTTGGCGGACGATCTCGGCTGGGCCGATACAACTCTCTACGGCCATACTGAACTCTTTCAGACTCCTAATTTGCAGCGCTTGGCGAGCCGTGGCATGCTTTTTAACCGAGCGTATTCAAACAGCCCGCTCTGTTCACCCACGCGGGCGAGCGCGCTTACAGGGCAACTGCCGGACCGACACGGCTCGGTGGCGCCCACGCATCACCAGATGCCCGTTCGGCTTGAGTCGATAGCGGATTCCACAGGTAATGCCGCCTTCCAAGCGGTGCCTATCAAGTCTCTCACTCGGCTTGATACCGCTTGGCCCACGCTGGGCAAGCAGATGCAAGGCGCGGGGTACGCGACGGGCCATTTTGGCAAGTGGCACCTCGGTCGAGAGCCTTACAGCCCATTGGAGCACGGTTTCGACGTCGACATCCCGCATTGGCCAGGTCCGGGCCCAGGAGGTTGGTTTGTTGCTCCTTGGAAGTATCCGGAGTTCAAGGAGAACTTGCCCAAGGAGCACATCGAGGACCGCATGGCGGAAGAGGCGATTGCCTGGATGAAGCAGCAGGCGGTGGGCAAGCCGTTCTACTTGAATTACTGGCAGTTCTCGGTTCATGCTCCTTTCGACGCGAAGCAAGGTCTCGTGGATTGCTATCGTCCTAAGATCGATTTCAATAGCAAGCAGACCTCTCCCACTTACGCCGCGATGGTCCACTCGCTAGATGATGCCATTGGTACATTGCTCGACTACGTAGATGCGGCTGATATCGCGGATGATACCGTCATCATCTTTGCGTCCGATAACGGAGGGAACGAATACAACGGTATTCCGGAAACAGATATGGAGGGCAAGGAATACGTCAGCGCTCCGACCGATGGAGGACCGTTGCGGGGAGGTAAGGCCAGTATTTACGAAGGAGGCATCCGCACGCCTTGCATTGTGGTTTGGCCGGGGATGGTAGAACCAGGTTCGGTCAGCGATGAGCCAATACAAACCTCTGACTTTTATCCGACGCTGCACGCTCAGCTTGGTATCGAGCTGCCGCAGGGACACGTGGTGGACGGGATCGACATAACCCCAGCATTGAAAGGTGGGGAATTGGAGCGCGAGGCGATCTTTACCTATTTCCCGGTCATGCCAAAGGTGCCTGAGTGGTTGCCTCCCTGCATGTCCGTGCACGTGGGGGATTGGAAGCTGATTCGAATCTTTCACGAAGGCAAGAACGGTGGCCATGCCTATCGCTTGTTCAATCTGGCTGAAGACCTAGGCGAGACAACAGACCTTTCCGAGAAGCATCCCGAGATTGTTGCGCGTTTGGATAGGCTGATGGAAGATAGGCTCGTGGCGTCTGGCGGTCTGCAGCCCAAGCGAAATGAAAACTTCGATCCCGCGAAGCACCGTCCGGACCTTTACGGGGTCCAGGTCGGAGGGCTGAAGGTCGCTAAGGGGAGAGACGAGTAG
- a CDS encoding family 78 glycoside hydrolase catalytic domain, with product MPSKYRLLSLLASLLLVAQSYAASVVNLTCEYKRDPLGIDETSPRLSWQIESQEHAVQQTAYRILVSTTPEGIKSRQADLWDSGKVESNQSLHLRYAGLPLSSRQTCYWSVQFWDQNNRKSEWSTIGSWEIGLPSQSDWDGANWIQMEGDNRSSPLTKRSLKTKFINEAKEVQSYPSPLFRKTFTVRPGIKRARAYLCGLGYSEMQINGIPCSDAVLDPANVTYDRRALYVTHDITAALHPGENVATVQLGSGFYGQNHAFNAPGLNYGRPGLIAKILVDYADGSTQTINSDSSWKASSGPILYDNVYGGESYDARLEMDGWQLPGFDDSSWSHATRCEALAPKLQAQMIDPIRRIKSLAPVSIIRGHDGKWIFDLGQNIAGWAKIRVQEPAGTQLTLRYSEILTDDRRELDMITTGVHATGLEQMDIYICKGDGIETWEPRFTYHGFRYIEIEGLSSPPDSDTLQGVFVRTAVARRGYFLSSDEVLNRIYDASMWTIEDNLHSILEDCPHREKCAWLGDTHAVGETAIFNYDMAQFWTKFADDIETNLGRGGVTYWGQKATPGIPTNVATGRRVCQEARPDWGSAYILLPWYQYLYYGDTDVFTRHYPHLKRWIQYVESLTENGIVIRGYGDWCPPGGNKHMECPVELSSTAFYYGTLRVMQRFAEYLGKQDDVEQFKELARRTKDAFNKTYFDESIGGYGSQTANAISLRFELFPERQRERVSNSLVHDVTANHLGHVAVGIHGGRPIYSLLSESGSSDAAIAALKKPTWPSYSYALSQGLTTWPEIFDEFPRGRSTSGRSLNHPMQSGFAAWFHESLGGIRPGAPGFKVVHLKPYGFDQLDWVKTSHDSPYGTIKSEWSKNGERFQWEVSIPANTTARISIPSKAADLITMGGNALLECSDVKLEGICDGYATFTLDSGSYSIDSELP from the coding sequence ATGCCATCGAAATATCGCCTTCTCTCTCTACTCGCCAGCCTGCTCCTTGTGGCTCAAAGCTACGCAGCTAGCGTGGTCAACCTGACCTGCGAATACAAAAGGGACCCACTCGGGATCGACGAGACAAGCCCACGTTTGAGCTGGCAAATCGAGTCACAGGAACATGCGGTCCAGCAAACCGCCTACCGCATTCTCGTCTCAACTACGCCAGAAGGAATCAAGTCCCGCCAAGCCGACCTTTGGGACAGCGGAAAAGTAGAATCTAATCAAAGTCTCCACCTTCGCTATGCAGGCCTCCCCCTTTCGTCGCGCCAGACTTGCTACTGGAGCGTCCAGTTCTGGGACCAGAATAACAGGAAGAGCGAGTGGTCAACCATCGGAAGCTGGGAAATCGGACTTCCTTCGCAGTCGGATTGGGACGGCGCCAACTGGATACAAATGGAGGGCGACAACCGAAGCTCTCCCCTTACCAAAAGGTCACTCAAAACCAAGTTCATTAACGAGGCCAAGGAAGTCCAATCCTACCCCTCGCCTCTGTTCAGGAAAACCTTCACGGTCCGCCCCGGAATCAAGCGAGCCCGCGCCTACCTATGCGGTCTCGGATACAGCGAAATGCAAATCAACGGGATCCCTTGCAGCGACGCCGTTCTCGACCCCGCCAACGTCACTTACGATCGACGAGCTCTTTACGTCACCCATGACATCACCGCCGCTCTCCACCCCGGTGAAAACGTCGCCACAGTGCAGCTGGGCAGTGGTTTCTATGGTCAGAACCATGCCTTCAATGCCCCCGGCCTCAACTACGGCAGGCCAGGGCTTATCGCCAAAATCCTCGTGGACTACGCAGACGGCTCCACTCAAACCATTAATTCAGACTCTTCATGGAAAGCATCCAGCGGCCCTATACTCTACGACAACGTCTACGGAGGGGAGAGCTATGACGCTCGACTGGAAATGGACGGCTGGCAGCTTCCAGGATTCGACGACTCAAGCTGGTCGCACGCAACGCGATGCGAAGCCCTCGCTCCAAAGCTACAAGCGCAAATGATCGACCCCATCAGGAGGATAAAATCCCTCGCCCCAGTATCCATAATCCGAGGACATGACGGAAAATGGATCTTTGACCTCGGTCAAAATATAGCTGGTTGGGCAAAGATCCGGGTTCAAGAGCCGGCAGGCACGCAACTCACCCTGCGCTACTCTGAAATCCTGACCGACGATCGAAGAGAGCTCGACATGATTACTACCGGGGTTCACGCCACTGGACTCGAGCAAATGGACATCTACATCTGCAAAGGTGACGGAATCGAAACATGGGAACCTCGTTTTACGTATCACGGTTTCAGATACATAGAAATCGAGGGACTCAGTTCACCCCCTGACAGCGATACGCTCCAAGGCGTATTCGTACGCACCGCCGTCGCCCGACGAGGCTACTTCCTAAGTTCGGACGAGGTATTGAATAGAATCTACGACGCGTCAATGTGGACCATCGAAGACAACCTCCACTCCATTCTGGAAGATTGTCCGCATCGCGAAAAATGCGCCTGGCTAGGCGATACGCACGCTGTCGGAGAAACGGCCATTTTCAACTACGACATGGCCCAGTTCTGGACAAAATTCGCGGACGACATCGAGACGAACCTCGGTCGCGGAGGCGTCACCTACTGGGGCCAAAAGGCAACCCCTGGCATTCCCACGAACGTCGCCACCGGCCGACGCGTCTGCCAGGAAGCTCGCCCTGACTGGGGATCCGCCTACATTCTCCTTCCTTGGTATCAATACCTTTACTACGGTGACACCGACGTGTTCACACGTCACTACCCTCACCTCAAACGCTGGATCCAATATGTCGAATCTCTCACCGAGAATGGCATTGTGATCCGTGGCTATGGAGATTGGTGCCCTCCCGGCGGCAACAAGCACATGGAATGTCCGGTCGAACTGAGCTCAACTGCGTTTTATTACGGCACGCTACGCGTCATGCAGCGTTTTGCGGAATATCTCGGCAAGCAAGATGACGTAGAACAGTTCAAAGAACTCGCGCGAAGAACGAAGGATGCCTTCAACAAAACCTATTTCGACGAATCCATAGGCGGATACGGATCGCAGACCGCAAATGCGATTTCCTTGCGGTTCGAATTGTTTCCCGAACGCCAACGGGAACGCGTCTCCAACTCGCTAGTACACGATGTCACCGCAAACCACCTAGGTCACGTAGCCGTAGGCATCCATGGAGGACGGCCCATCTACAGCCTGCTCAGCGAAAGCGGGTCAAGCGATGCCGCCATCGCAGCCCTAAAAAAGCCCACCTGGCCAAGCTACAGCTACGCTCTGTCGCAAGGCCTGACAACTTGGCCCGAAATTTTCGACGAATTTCCACGTGGGCGGAGCACTTCGGGACGATCCCTCAATCACCCTATGCAAAGCGGCTTTGCAGCGTGGTTTCACGAAAGCCTCGGGGGCATCCGCCCAGGAGCGCCCGGCTTCAAGGTGGTCCATTTGAAGCCATACGGTTTCGATCAACTCGATTGGGTAAAAACGAGCCACGATTCACCGTACGGAACAATCAAAAGCGAGTGGTCAAAAAATGGCGAACGATTCCAGTGGGAGGTATCCATTCCAGCCAACACCACCGCTAGGATTTCCATTCCAAGCAAGGCTGCCGATCTCATCACCATGGGAGGTAACGCCTTGTTGGAATGCTCCGACGTTAAACTCGAAGGAATCTGCGATGGGTACGCTACCTTTACGCTCGATTCAGGCAGTTATTCGATCGACTCCGAGCTTCCTTGA
- a CDS encoding glycoside hydrolase family 88 protein — MPKDIVERPAKWNFGPGALQSHAGWQYAAFWDDQRQVTVARRRLPGGSWHAVSLTGYQRTENGDRGKVGPIARGFGDGHEKVALGISADGYLHLSFDHHGSTLRYRKSLHPVARSPENYSWNDKLFGPVQDNLGGPKIEGVTYPSFANHGKNLSLYLRLNGGSGSADSCLFEYSNGKWFLNDPAQAKIIDKSWSRGNKTVNAYPHSLATHNGRRHLTWCWRDSPKADTTHDLCYAYSDDQGNTWKDNEGNTIGIRGNAFITADTQSAVVWSIPSGTKFVNGGSMTVDASGRVHVLMKGEDGSPAYFQRNPTTGQWSRQSSPSLGSLAAHDDRVYLVTPEGIESAAADSFAKRDKLASGPATLFEDSKIQVDRSRADGWISVIGQTGKTVSVVDYWIGRSDPPEERPSLASVRNELSRVADWQIEHFGEVFDNKHRKRPYTANEWPAATLMVGMEKWAEISEDPRYYRWLIDLSENMHWKLRPARFYHADDHCIGQLYLSLYQKFGDKSKYKNIVDQFDKIIAKPSTVPLTWNHRIGEDRWSWCDSLFMAPPVWAKLSSVTGNPKYRDWMFDEYKAITELLFDPTEDLYFRDTRFIEQRHNGSKIFWARGNGWVFGGLAELIPELPKNSEQHRYFVDIYKKMARRIAYLQTPNGHWAMSLLEADTYPTPETSGTGFYCFGLAWGINAGILDRDTYEPVVLKAWGALARSITPEGMLGYVQPIGAEPGSAWPDRTEVYGTGAFLAAGAELTRLLKSIPER, encoded by the coding sequence ATGCCCAAAGATATTGTGGAGAGGCCGGCCAAGTGGAATTTCGGCCCCGGAGCCCTACAAAGCCATGCTGGCTGGCAATACGCTGCCTTCTGGGACGACCAGCGCCAAGTTACCGTTGCAAGACGGAGGCTGCCTGGAGGCTCCTGGCACGCGGTATCGCTTACCGGATACCAACGAACCGAAAACGGCGACCGAGGAAAAGTCGGCCCCATCGCCCGCGGTTTTGGCGACGGTCATGAGAAAGTAGCGCTGGGCATCTCAGCGGACGGCTACCTACACCTAAGCTTCGACCACCATGGTTCCACCCTTCGGTACCGAAAAAGTCTACACCCCGTTGCCCGAAGCCCAGAAAACTACTCATGGAACGACAAGCTCTTCGGCCCGGTACAGGACAATCTAGGCGGTCCGAAGATTGAAGGCGTCACCTACCCAAGCTTCGCCAACCACGGAAAAAACCTATCTCTCTACCTACGCCTCAACGGCGGCTCGGGCAGCGCCGATTCCTGCCTTTTTGAATACAGCAACGGCAAGTGGTTCCTCAACGATCCCGCACAGGCAAAGATCATCGACAAGAGTTGGTCCCGCGGAAATAAAACCGTGAACGCCTACCCTCACTCCTTGGCAACCCACAACGGCCGTCGACACTTGACCTGGTGCTGGCGCGACTCGCCCAAGGCCGACACGACTCACGACCTCTGCTATGCCTACAGCGACGACCAAGGCAACACCTGGAAAGACAACGAGGGCAACACCATCGGTATTAGAGGCAACGCCTTTATTACTGCCGACACCCAAAGCGCCGTAGTCTGGTCGATCCCATCTGGAACGAAATTCGTAAACGGGGGCTCCATGACGGTCGATGCCAGCGGTCGCGTCCACGTATTGATGAAAGGCGAGGACGGCTCTCCAGCTTACTTTCAGCGCAATCCGACGACTGGCCAATGGAGTCGCCAATCTTCGCCGTCCCTCGGAAGCCTGGCGGCCCATGACGATCGCGTTTATCTCGTAACTCCAGAGGGCATCGAGAGCGCAGCTGCTGACAGCTTCGCCAAACGAGACAAGCTCGCTTCGGGTCCAGCAACGCTGTTTGAGGACAGCAAAATACAAGTGGACCGCAGCCGGGCGGATGGCTGGATTTCCGTCATCGGACAAACCGGGAAAACCGTTTCTGTAGTTGATTACTGGATCGGTCGCTCAGATCCCCCGGAAGAACGCCCCTCCCTTGCTTCGGTACGCAATGAGCTTAGCCGCGTCGCAGACTGGCAAATCGAGCACTTCGGCGAGGTCTTCGACAACAAGCACCGCAAACGCCCCTACACCGCCAATGAATGGCCGGCCGCCACCCTAATGGTCGGGATGGAAAAGTGGGCTGAGATCTCAGAGGACCCCCGCTACTACCGATGGTTGATAGATCTTTCAGAAAACATGCATTGGAAACTCCGACCCGCTCGCTTCTACCACGCGGACGACCACTGCATCGGGCAGCTATACCTCAGCTTGTACCAGAAATTTGGAGACAAATCTAAGTACAAAAATATAGTCGACCAGTTCGACAAAATCATAGCCAAGCCATCGACCGTTCCCCTCACCTGGAACCATCGAATCGGAGAAGATCGTTGGAGCTGGTGCGATTCGCTCTTCATGGCCCCACCCGTCTGGGCCAAACTCTCCTCCGTCACGGGCAATCCAAAGTACCGCGACTGGATGTTCGACGAATACAAGGCAATCACCGAACTTCTCTTCGATCCGACCGAAGACCTCTACTTCCGCGACACCCGTTTCATCGAACAAAGACACAATGGCAGCAAAATATTTTGGGCTCGCGGCAACGGTTGGGTGTTCGGCGGCCTCGCAGAGCTTATCCCCGAACTGCCTAAAAACTCCGAACAGCACCGGTACTTCGTAGATATCTACAAAAAGATGGCCCGCCGCATTGCCTACCTGCAAACCCCAAACGGCCATTGGGCCATGAGCCTTCTCGAGGCCGATACCTACCCTACTCCAGAAACCAGCGGCACCGGGTTCTACTGTTTCGGCCTAGCTTGGGGCATCAACGCCGGCATCCTTGACCGCGATACCTACGAACCGGTTGTCCTGAAGGCCTGGGGAGCGCTCGCGCGCTCCATCACCCCCGAGGGAATGCTAGGCTACGTCCAGCCGATTGGCGCCGAACCGGGCTCGGCATGGCCCGACCGCACTGAAGTCTATGGAACCGGTGCCTTCCTCGCAGCTGGAGCCGAACTCACCCGACTTCTGAAATCGATACCCGAGCGCTGA